The Musa acuminata AAA Group cultivar baxijiao chromosome BXJ1-3, Cavendish_Baxijiao_AAA, whole genome shotgun sequence genome window below encodes:
- the LOC103978747 gene encoding uncharacterized protein LOC103978747 has product MAVSRASSAAVAAPPPRLPPAAAKKGFLRRVLPFMLTANLAVGVYAFLSTSKNESVEKDAEVAGEVPAAPVAATESVIPDEKPVAGPIPAPMKVLPPIAEQEQRELFKWMLEEKRKVKPSDRAEKKKIDDEKALLKQFIGAKSIPSI; this is encoded by the exons ATGGCGGTCTCACGAGCGTCTTCTGCAGCCgttgctgctcctcctcctcgtctgccGCCTGCTGCTGCGAAGAAGGGCTTCCTTCGCCGCGTTCTACCCTTCATGCTCACCGCCAATCTTGCTGTCGGAG TGTATGCATTTCTTAGCACATCAAAGAATGAGTCAGTTGAGAAGGATGCAGAGGTTGCGGGAGAGGTTCCGGCTGCCCCAGTAGCTGCCACCGAATCTGTGATTCCTGATGAGAAACCTGTTGCTGGACCTATTCCAGCACCCATGAAGGTTCTGCCTCCTATAGCAGAACAGGAGCAGCGAGAACTCTTTAAGTGGATGCTGGAGGAGAAGAGGAAAGTGAAGCCGAGTGATCGGGCcgagaagaaaaaaattgatgatgagaagGCTCTCCTCAAGCAGTTTATTGGAGCAAAATCTATTCCCAGCATATAA